The following coding sequences lie in one Kribbella sp. NBC_00709 genomic window:
- a CDS encoding (2Fe-2S)-binding protein, with product MTYSVRGLADVLADSVSWLSVRTANAVRGPDWISCAELIAQQQAGGDPTDGWRSAAAADYARDYAIDPPLQVAAMFTLMWYVQVPSLVAGVSTAVTGWSPAVSPDALAFKRHPTAHYPAEVALLSDEVVSVDTAAEQLKAHAGAFLDSYRPGVKLGSLQRFGAVDDEVRAAIRLPEEAPYAEAAAVAFGVSLEQKLRTSCCYFYVLPNVAACTTCPRFR from the coding sequence GTGACGTACTCCGTGCGCGGCCTGGCGGATGTGCTGGCCGACTCGGTCAGCTGGCTGTCCGTGCGTACGGCGAACGCGGTGCGCGGACCGGATTGGATCTCGTGTGCGGAGCTGATCGCACAGCAGCAGGCAGGCGGCGACCCGACGGACGGATGGCGGTCTGCGGCGGCTGCGGACTATGCGCGCGACTACGCGATCGATCCGCCGCTGCAGGTCGCAGCGATGTTCACGCTGATGTGGTACGTCCAGGTGCCTTCCCTGGTCGCCGGAGTGAGTACTGCGGTGACTGGCTGGTCACCGGCGGTCTCACCGGACGCGCTGGCGTTCAAACGGCATCCGACCGCGCACTACCCGGCCGAGGTTGCATTGCTGTCCGACGAGGTGGTGTCGGTCGACACCGCCGCCGAACAACTCAAGGCCCACGCCGGAGCGTTCCTGGACTCCTATCGGCCCGGTGTGAAGCTGGGCTCGCTGCAGCGGTTCGGTGCGGTCGACGACGAGGTGCGGGCCGCGATCCGGTTGCCCGAGGAGGCGCCGTACGCCGAGGCAGCGGCTGTGGCGTTCGGAGTGTCGCTGGAGCAGAAGCTGCGGACATCCTGCTGCTACTTCTACGTGCTGCCGAACGTGGCGGCCTGCACGACCTGCCCGCGCTTCCGCTGA